The following are from one region of the Gossypium hirsutum isolate 1008001.06 chromosome D03, Gossypium_hirsutum_v2.1, whole genome shotgun sequence genome:
- the LOC107939768 gene encoding acetylornithine deacetylase, producing the protein MATSNLKQTLGDLNKESFISLLTKIIGESKFLQNNPPELIPEEDRVIKHVLDCLLPYSTTTGGPLIVNHVTYFPGRGNLIVEYPGTQPGKILSFVGMHMDVVTANPNDWDFDPFSLSIDGDKLRGRGTTDCLGHVALVTELMKRLAETKPKLESTVVAVFIANEENSAITGVGVDALVKDGLLDKLKGGPLFWIDTADKQPCIGTGGMIPWKLQVTGKLFHSGLPHKAINALELGMEALKEIQLRFYKDFPPHPDEQVYGFATPSTMKPTQWNYPGGGINQIPAECTISGDVRLTPFYNVKDVMSKLQEYVDYINENLNKLDTRGPVSKYILHDENLRGSLTLTFDEATSGVACDLNSRGFHVLCKATEEAVGHVKPYSITGSLPLIRELQDEGFDVQTAGYGLMATYHAKNEYCLLSDMCQGYHVFTGIIAQLED; encoded by the exons ATGGCAACTTCAAACTTGAAGCAAACACTAGGCGATCTAAACAAGGAATCCTTCATCTCACTGCTAACCAAAATCATAGGTGAATCCAAGTTCTTACAAAACAACCCACCAGAACTAATCCCGGAAGAAGACAGGGTAATCAAACATGTACTAGATTGTCTGCTCCCTTACAGCACCACAACCGGTGGTCCTTTGATCGTTAACCATGTCACTTATTTCCCTGGTAGAGGCAATCTTATTGTGGAATATCCTGGGACTCAACCCGGCAAGATCTTGTCTTTTGTTGGTATGCATATGGATGTTGTCACCGCTAACCCCAATGATTGG GATTTTGATCCTTTCTCGTTGAGCATCGATGGCGATAAGCTTCGTGGCCGTGGAACTACTGATTGTTTGGGACATGTTGCACTTGTGACTGAACTAATGAAGAGACTTGCTGAGACAAAACCGAAGCTAGAATCGACTGTCGTTGCAGTTTTTATAGCTAATGAAGAGAACTCGGCAATAACTGGAGTTGGTGTTGATGCTTTAGTGAAGGATGGTCTGCTTGATAAACTGAAGGGAGGCCCACT TTTCTGGATTGATACAGCTGATAAACAACCTTGCATTGGTACCGGTGGTATGATACCATGGAAACTTCAAGTGACGGGGAAGCTTTTTCACAGTGGTTTACCGCACAAG GCTATAAATGCATTGGAGCTCGGCATGGAAGCACTTAAAGAAATTCAGCTACGGTTTTATAAAGACTTCCCACCCCATCCGGATGAGCAAGTATATGGATTTGCTACACCATCAACCATGAAACCAACGCAATGGAATT ATCCAGGTGGTGGAATCAATCAAATACCAGCAGAGTGTACAATATCGGGAGATGTCAG GTTAACTCCTTTCTACAA TGTAAAAGATGTAATGAGTAAGCTTCAAGAATACGTAGATTACATAAACGAAAATCTAAACAAGCTAGACACACGGGGTCCGGTTTCAAAATATATCCTCCATGACGAAAACCTTAGAGGAAG CCTTACTTTGACTTTCGACGAGGCAACGTCCGGTGTTGCTTGTGATCTCAATTCTCGTGGATTCCATGTATTGTGCAAAGCAACTGAAGAGGCTGTTGGACATGTGAAACCTTACTCAATTACCGGAAGTTTGCCACTCATTCGGGAGCTACAA GATGAAGGTTTTGATGTTCAAACTGCTGGCTACG GTTTAATGGCCACGTACCACGCCAAGAACGAGTACTGCCTTCTTTCCGATATGTGCCAAGGTTATCACGTATTTACCGGCATCATCGCTCAGCTAGAGGATTGA
- the LOC107939749 gene encoding mitochondrial carnitine/acylcarnitine carrier-like protein: MGDVAKDLTSGTVGGAAQLIVGHPFDTIKVKLQSQPVPLPGQPPKYAGAMDAVKQTLAAEGPRGLYKGMGAPLATVAAFNALLFTVRGQMESFLRSEPGVPLTVNQQVIAGAGAGVAVSFLACPTELIKCRLQAQSALAVDAGSAGVAVKYGGPMDVAKQVLRSEGGARGLFKGLVPTLAREVPGNAAMFGVYEALKQYMAGGTDTSKLGRGSLIVAGGLAGASFWSSVYPTDVVKSVLQVDDYKNPKYKGSMHAFRSILASEGVKGLYKGFGPAMARSIPANAACFLAYEVTRSSLG, encoded by the exons ATGGGTGATGTAGCTAAGGATTTAACATCTGGAACTGTTGGAGGAGCAGCACAATTGATTGTTGGGCATCCATTTGATACTATTAAGGTTAAGCTTCAGAGTCAACCTGTTCCGCTTCCTGGTCAACCACCTAAATATGCTGGTGCTATGGATGCTGTTAAGCAGACTTTAGCTGCTGAAGGACCAAGGGGTTTGTATAAAGGTATGGGAGCTCCATTGGCTACCGTGGCTGCTTTCAATGCTCTCTTGTTTACAGTGAGAGGACAAATGGAGTCATTTTTGAGATCAGAACCTGGTGTACCACTCACTGTTAACCAACAAGTCATTGCTGGTGCTGGCGCTGGTGTTGCTGTTTCATTCTTAGCTTGTCCCACTGAGTTGATCAAATGCAG ATTACAAGCCCAGAGTGCATTAGCGGTTGATGCTGGCTCAGCTGGTGTAGCAGTGAAATATGGTGGACCAATGGATGTAGCCAAGCAAGTGCTTAGGTCCGAAGGTGGTGCAAGGGGTCTCTTCAAAGGCTTGGTTCCCACCTTAGCTCGTGAGGTTCCTGGCAATGCTGCTATGTTCGGTGTCTACGAAGCATTGAAACAATACATGGCCGGAGGGACCGACACTTCGAAATTAGGACGAGGGTCATTGATCGTGGCAGGAGGCTTAGCCGGAGCTTCATTTTGGTCATCGGTTTACCCAACCGATGTTGTCAAGAGTGTGCTCCAAGTAGATGATTATAAAAATCCTAAGTACAAGGGGTCTATGCATGCATTTAGGTCTATATTAGCTTCAGAAGGGGTGAAAGGGCTTTATAAAGGGTTTGGACCTGCCATGGCAAGAAGTATCCCTGCTAATGCAGCTTGTTTCTTGGCATATGAAGTGACAAGGTCTAGTTTGGGCTAA
- the LOC107939750 gene encoding abscisic acid receptor PYR1, with protein sequence MAEPESEPTTTHHLTIPPGLTQDEFHELTPSITQYHTYTLGQGKCSSLLAQRINSPSDLVWSIVRRFDKPQTYKHFIKSCAVKDNFQMVVGCTRDVNVISGLPAATSTERLDILNDNEKVTGFSIIGGEHRLTNYRSVTTVHGFERDGKIWTVVLESYVVDVPEGNTEEDTRLFADTVVRLNLQKLATVAEGLARDGDCNKSQGLIMLQSLYFSDVWN encoded by the exons ATGGCTGAACCCGAATCCGAACCCACCACCACCCACCACCTCACAATCCCACCCGGTTTAACCCAAGACGAGTTCCATGAGTTAACCCCGAGTATAACTCAGTACCACACCTACACTTTAGGTCAAGGCAAATGCTCTTCTTTATTAGCTCAACGTATCAACTCACCAAGCGACCTCGTTTGGTCGATCGTCCGCCGTTTCGATAAACCACAAACGTATAAGCACTTCATAAAAAGCTGTGCCGTCAAAGACAATTTCCAAATGGTCGTGGGTTGCACGCGTGACGTCAACGTGATCTCCGGTTTACCGGCAGCCACAAGCACCGAACGTCTCGATATCTTAAACGATAATGAAAAGGTAACCGGGTTTAGCATCATTGGCGGTGAACATAGGTTGACGAATTACCGGTCGGTGACGACTGTACATGGGTTTGAACGTGATGGGAAGATCTGGACTGTTGTTCTGGAATCATATGTGGTTGATGTACCTGAAGGGAATACGGAAGAAGATACACGGTTGTTTGCTGATACGGTTGTGAGACTTAATTTGCAGAAATTGGCTACCGTCGCTGAAGGGTTGGCGCGTGATGGCGATTGTAATAAATCACAG ggtttaattatgcTTCAGTCCCTGTACTTTTCAGACGTTTGGAATTAA
- the LOC121215436 gene encoding TBC1 domain family member 5 yields the protein TSIHTKSNIRTQCKEIVKEEAPSSSSGVVPAESRPFGSLRGVQWRINLGILPPSSSIDDLRRVTADFRRRYAGLRRQLLVDPHVPKDGATNSLDLVMDNPLSQNPDSTWSQYFRNAELEKMVNQDLSRLYPEHESYFHTPGCQGMLRRILLLWCLRHPDCGYRQGMHELLAPLLYVLHVDVERLLEVRKLYEDLFIDKFDGFSFEENGVAYNFDFKKFADSVEDEIESQGNSKQVMSLYELDLSYKRLYC from the exons ACCTCAATCCATACAAAATCAAACATTAGAACACAATGTAAAGAGATTGTAAAGGAAGAAGCGCCATCGTCCTCCTCCGGTGTCGTTCCTGCGGAAAGCCGTCCTTTTGGTAGCCTGAGAGGCGTTCAATGGCGTATCAATCTTGGGATTCTACCTCCTTCTTCTTCAATTGATGATCTTCGTAGGGTAACTGCTGATTTTCGCAGAAG ATATGCTGGTTTGAGAAGGCAACTGTTAGTGGATCCACATGTTCCCAAGGATGGAGCAACCAATTCCCTTGATCTTGTTATGGATAATCCACTTTCACAAAACCCAG ACAGCACCTGGAGTCAATACTTTCGGAATGCTGAGCTGGAGAAAATGGTTAACCAGGATTTATCACGATTATATCCGGAGCATGAAAGCTACTTCCATACTCCTGGATGCCAGGGTATGTTGAGGCGCATACTATTGCTGTGGTGTCTTCGACACCCGGACTGTGGTTACAGACAAG GAATGCATGAACTCTTGGCTCCTCTTTTGTATGTTCTTCATGTTGATGTCGAGCGACTGTTGGAAGTGCGGAAGCTATATGAAGACCTCTTCATTGACAAATTCGACGGATTTTCATTTGAAGAAAATGGTGTCGCTTACAATTTTGATTTTAAGAAGTTCGCAGATTCCGTGGAAGATGAGATTGAATCTCAGGGCAATTCAAAGCAAGTTATGAGTCTTTATGAGCTTGATCTGAGTTACAAGCGGTTGTATTGCTAA
- the LOC121203572 gene encoding probable protein arginine N-methyltransferase 1, whose protein sequence is MMPTVDDGVVLPDEASLYLTAIEDAEYKDDKIEFWNNVYGFDMSCIKKQAMMEPLVDTVDQKQIVTNCHLLKTMDISKMVLGDASFTAPFKLIAERDDYIHAFVAYFDVSFTKCHKLMGFSTGPRSRATHWKQTVLYLEDVLTICEGETIIGSMTVAPNKKNPRDVDIMVKYSLSGRRCVVSRVQFYKMR, encoded by the exons ATGATGCCTACT GTTGATGATGGAGTTGTGCTACCAGATGAAGCTTCTCTTTACTTGACAGCAATTGAGGATGCCGAGTACAAAGACGACAAGATCGAAT TTTGGAATAATGTTTATGGCTTTGACATGAGTTGTATAAAAAAGCAAGCTATGATGGAACCTCTTGTTGACACGGTTGACCAGAaacaaattgtaacaaattgcCACCTTCTCAAG ACAATGGATATTTCTAAGATGGTTCTTGGGGATGCTTCTTTCACTGCACCTTTCAAGCTTATTGCAGAGCGTGATGATTACATCCATGCTTTCGTTGCATATTTTGATGTTTCGTTTACCAAATGCCACAAATTGATGGGTTTCTCTACAG GACCAAGATCGCGAGCTACCCATTGGAAGCAAACAGTCCTATATCTAGAGGATGTGTTAACCATCTGTGAAGGGGAGACAATAATTGGGAGCATGACTGTTGCACCAAACAAGAAGAATCCCCGAGACGTTGATATAATGGTTAAATATTCATTGAGCGGACGACGTTGTGTGGTTTCGAGAGTTCAATTCTATAAGATGCGCTGA